The following proteins are encoded in a genomic region of Liolophura sinensis isolate JHLJ2023 chromosome 7, CUHK_Ljap_v2, whole genome shotgun sequence:
- the LOC135469612 gene encoding delta-like protein 4: MLSSAPVFYLGFFLFLFHLTKVYGGGTLEIRFIKFENHEGKEGSGACCDGVWFVCPSKCDHKFDICVDKIAFDDDPAMCYYGRKETGVTPDQNNIIFSDNIGGTPNPMIFPFNAWPTQNTVRIKLNVWDIDSLNKHDHVEYFARLVTVPAANEKALAAPTEVVFQSFVSLTTTLKVYCDPYFHSPNCTVYCRARDDEMGHYTCDRDTGTKICMAGWTGRECNEPIQSCKDNPCRNGGACRDDKNGYLCYCNLRYTGRSCEIEYPSCTDRPCPDTGYCFSLVTNAYCACPPGRPAMECGQESGNKAIIG, translated from the exons ATGCTGTCTTCGGCCCCTGTCTTTTATCTTGGCTTCTTTCTGTTCCTCTTTCATCTGACG AAAGTGTACGGAGGTGGGACACTCGAGATAAGGTTTATCAAGTTTGAGAATCATGAGGGGAAGGAGGGGAGCGGCGCGTGCTGTGATGGCGTCTGGTTCGTTTGTCCAAGCAAATGTGACCATAAATTCGACATCTGCGTGGACAAGATTGCCTT TGATGATGATCCGGCGATGTGTTATTATGGTCGAAAGGAGACAGGAGTGACCCCTGATCAGAATAACATCATCTTCTCCGACAACATAGGCGGGACACCTAACCCCATGATCTTCCCTTTCAATGCTTGGCCG ACACAGAACACAGTAAGGATAAAGCTGAATGTGTGGGACATAGATAGCTTAAACAAGCATGACCATGTGGAGTATTTCGCCAGACTCGTCACTGTTCCTGCAGCAAATGAGAAGGCCTTGGCCGCGCCAACAGAGGTCGTATTCCAGTCTTTTGTCAG CTTGACTACAACTCTTAAAGTGTACTGTGATCCTTACTTCCATTCACCGAACTGCACCGTGTACTGTCGAGCCAGGGATGACGAAATGGGCCATTACACATGTGACCGAGATACTGGTACCAAAATATGCATGGCAG gcTGGACTGGGAGGGAATGCAATGAACCAATTCAATCTTGTAAGGACAACCCATGCAGAAATGGTGGAGCTTGTCGAGATGACAAGAATGGTTATCTTTGTTACTGCAATTTACGTTACACAG GCAGGAGCTGTGAAATCGAATATCCATCATGTACAGATAGGCCATGTCCAGATACAGGATACTGCTTTAGCCTGGTGACAAATGCGTACTGTGCATGCCCTCCTGGGCGACCAG CCATGGAATGTGGGCAGGAGTCTGGGAATAAGGCTATCATCGGATAA